The Elusimicrobiota bacterium genomic interval TCGGGAGCAGCCTTTTCGGATTAGTGCTCGGAGCTCGGACCTACTGCACCGACCGAGTCTATGCGCGGAAGTCGGAGCAACTGCACCGACTGAGCACATGATCCCATAGTATTATGGGAAACACAATCCCGCAATATGCGGGGTAAAACAACTGCATTTTAATATTGCTACTTTTGTTTAATATTGATTCTGACAAATCTAAATCTTTTCTATATAATACTATTGTCTCTACTCGTTTTCACTATCTATCTAATTAAAGTATAACGTATAAAGAAGAATCTGTCAATGGATAGGATTGATATTTTCTTGTATAATATTGCATCTATATTCAATATTAAAAAGGTAAGTCAGACGGAAAGATAAAAAGTAAAAAACCCTGCTAAAAAGCAGGGTTTTTTATTATCTTTTTCAATTACTAATTTTTACTACAGCAGAGCAAGCTCTGCGACTACCTCAAGAGGCAAGAGGCAAGAGACAAGAGACAAGAAGCAAGATAACGTCTTACTTCTAACCTCTGACTTCTTGCTTCTTATTTCTATCTCACTTCACTAGTCCTATTTTACCTGTCTTCTTTTTACCGGCGGCATCTTCTATCTGGTATATATATACTGCTTTACCTACTTTGTCACCATCGTCATTCTTGCCATCCCATTCGAGCCAGCCAAGATTACCAAAATCTATTTCTTTTAGTTCCCTGACCAACTCTCCGGTGACACTATACAACTTCACTACGCTACTAACCGGCAAATTGATTATTTTCAATTTACCGCCTATCGCAGTCGCCGGATTATACGGGTTAGGATAGACTTTTAAATTGCTAAAATCAGCAGATAAATAACTGCCTAATATTCGATATGTTGAGAAATGTTTCACTGTCGCTGTTATCGTCTTGTTTGTTTTATCTATTGCCTGGACGCCTGGCACCAATTCCCAATCTGTTCCTGTCCAATAGTATATCCTTAATCCATCTTCATTTAATGTCCCTATATCCGCTTTTGTATATGGTATTGTTATGTTAACTGCTCTTGTAAATACCTGATTTTCTAATACAGGTGCATTTCCAGTTCCAAATGTTAACTCGCCGAAATCATAACATATCGGATTTATTGTGTTAACATATTTCATTGTGTTTCTTACTGCCGGCGATGCACTCGTACGGATTGAGGCAAGATATTTGTTAGCAGATAGGACACCTGTTGGTATAAGTATTTTTAGTCCGTCGGCACCCCGTATTGTTCCACCCTGGTAACCTACTAACTTTGCTGTGTACATTTCATTGAAATTTACAACTATCGGCGCTGTTACATCACCTGTTAGTTCTATAGTATTTATATTATTACCCAACGGGATTGAAACCTCTTTCTCTCCTGCATCTGTCTCAGTTAATGTTGTGTCAACTATATTCAATTCTTCGCCTTTACTGTTCTTTGTTTTAAGCGTTACTGTCCCGGTGTAATCTGTCACTATACTGTTTGCATCTAAATTATATACCTGCAACCAGAACTTCAAACTCGCAGGTGTCGTTGTATCATCGTAGTAATATGTATATATTCTGTGTCTTAGATTGTTGTTATATGTCTTGAAACTGTATTGTGCTGATGTTGTGAGATTACCAACTGTATCTTTACTAAAAACCTTGTAATAATATGTCTTCCCTTTCTCTAACTCACCAAGTAGGACACTGTGAGTTGTTACAAGTGTTGTATTTAATGTAGTTGTACTGCCAAGAGATGTTGTTAGTCCATATTCTACCTGTGAATCTGATGGCTCATCAGTTGTCCAGGTTATTACTGCCGAATTAGTCATTATGTCTGTTACTGATACTGCATTCACTATTGGTGGTGTTATATCACTTGTTGTCGTATTACTTGAAATATTAGATAGATTTGACCAGTTAGGTTTTTCGTCAGATGTCTTTATGCCAAAGTAGTAGGTAGTATTCGGACTTAATCCTTCTACGGTATAACTCTGGTTTGTGCCACTTACTTGTGGTGTTGGCTCGCCTGTTACCTGGTTTGCTAATGACCAGTTGCCTGCTGTTATTGGTACTGTGTAATACCTTATGTCATATACTGTCGCTGTGCCTACTGTCCCATCATTACCAGGTGCACTCCAACTTAATGTTATACTGTTTGCTGTGGGACTTCCTGCTGTTAAGGTTGTTATTACTGATGGCGGGGTTACGGCAATATCGTTCTGGTATTCAGAAAGGATTTGGGAAGAGGAAAGAGCGCAGTTATAGATACGAACTTCGTCAATGGAACCCTTAAACCTAAAAGTACCTCCACCACACTCCCCAATCCTGAATACATCGTTCCAAGTCGGATTAGATACAGCCTGACTGCTATCATAGGCACCGTTTATGTAAAAATATTCTTTATTCTCAGTTATGTTGTAGACATAAACAATATGTGACCATACATTCGATTTTAAGTAACCCTTTGAAAAAAAATTATTTCCCATTTGAGCTAATAACTGTCCGCTACTTCCTCCATAAATTAAAATCCTACGATTGTTATTATATCCCACAAATGTTCCATACATAGTAGGAAACTCGTTGATTTTAGGATTAACCCATCCTTCTATACTAAATGAACCGGTAGAAATTCCAACATTCGGAAGTTGAATATAATCATCCACTCCATCAAAACTTAATGCATTCCCTATTTTTCCATCAGCCCATGATGCTCCATTAACAATATTGCCTGTGTAACCGTTTCCTGAAGAATCACCAGCCGTAGTTCCTGTTCCTTCATCAAAACTCCAATTTGCAACTAATGACTGCACTGTTGTAAACTTGCTCACTGTAAACATGTTTGTTACAGGTGTAGCTGCAACAAAATTCGCATTACCAGACTGGGTTGCAACTATGCTCACTGAGCCGGTCCCGTAGAATGAGAGTATTCCATCTGTAATCTGTGCCGGACCGCTCGCCACTGCAAAACTCACCGGCAGACCACTGGAAGCCGTCGCTGTCAACGTTACCTTGTCTGTGATGTTTTTATTGCCAGGATTTGTAAATGTAATCATCTGATATTGGGAACCGTCAATCGTCTTTAAGCCATCACTGAACCAGCTAATTAGATTGTTGGTAAGTTGAATGTTAACTAAACTTTCATTCGCTCGCCCGATTCCAGACGCAATCACAGCAATCCTTCCTCCGGAAGAACTTCCTTGCCGCCATGCTGCCACTTCAACCAGCGTAGTATTACCGTCAGGTGCTACGGCAGTGAAGATTGGTATTGCACTACCAGTTACTGTAATATTCTCAACCCAACCCGAACCACCAGACAAAGTGGTTATATTATCGGCTATCGGATGAACTGTGGTTTTAGTATAAGTAAAAGGCGATGCTATTTGTGGTATATACCAATACACCGTCATACCAAAATTGGAAAGCATCTGAACTGATGCAGCACTTTCTCCAGCCATAGACGCCAACCAAAGCACACGACCACCACCATTGACAAAACGTGTTAGTGCATCCTTTTCCGCTTGGGTATAAAGACCGTAATATCCCGGGGGAGAAGTGATGTAAATATCTACCTGTGCCAATAGTTCATCGTTGATTAATGGGAAGGTAGTGAGTTTTAGTGCCAGATTTCCACTATTCCACATATCAAGCCAGGCTGAGCTCCCATTAATAAAATCGGTTATTCGACCAGAACCGATGCGACCATGTATAAGAACATTGATTTTCTCCGGAGTTCGTTTTAAATAATCAGGTAATTGTCCATCAAAAGGCTTGTTATTGCCGAGTGCATCCATTTGTTCATCGGTCAGCCATGCCAAAGCGAATATACCCGTGCCGACATTCGGGTTAGTATCCTTGAATGCTGTGATTTCAGTAAAGACGATGAGGGCAGACTTGGCTGGGTTAGCATAAGTTGATTGATAATTATTTATAAGCATCACCAGTTTGCCGGCATTTTCCGAGCCGACAGCATCAATCCACATCTGAGTACGATCTTTTCTAGCTTGTATTATCAATGTGGGATCTCCCGTGACCGGATGGTAAACTTCGGGTTCAATATAATCCAACGTTCCGTTTTTTATACAGGCAATGCCAATGGGAGCCGCATCGATTGACTCAGTAGATGAAGCAGAAACGATAGCACCAGATTTTATGGACTTAATCGCACTGTAAACATTTGCAGCGATTGCTATTCCTTTCGGTATCAGTGTTGGATCCGCCTGAATAGCAGACCATCTTCCAACAAACAGCTCATAACCATCATCTGCGGTAACTCCATCAAGGGAAGGAAAGCGATTGAACATGTTTGTAAAATATGGTTTTGGATCATTGATAGGGACATTTTGGGCATGGTACCAGCCCATTACCTGGATATCATTCGCTTGTAACAAGGCAATGAACTTTTTGCAGGTATTGTCATCGGGTCGTGGGCCAATATCGTACGGAAACGCTACGCGGTTAACCCCGCCTCTCTTAAACAAATCCAGATAATAATTCATACCCAGTGTAGTCTTAGGCATGACATAATAATTCATATAGACAACCATAACCCGAGCCGCTAACAATGTTTTTGCTGTTATCATGTTTGTTAATGCCAACACTGCTAATAATAAAAAACATTTAATGGTTTTACTCATAGATATTCCGATACTAAAGAACTAAGATTCAAGATTCAAGGAACAAAATAACTTCTGTGCCTCGTATCTTAATTTCAATCTTTAGTCTTCAATCTTAAATCTTCAATTTATTTGATTAATCCTATTTTACCTGTCTTCTTTTTACCGGCGGCATCTTCTATCTGGTATATATATACTGCTTTACCTACTTTGTCACCATCGTCATTCTTGCCATCCCATTCGAGCCAGCCAAGATTACCAAAATCTATTTCTTTTAGTTCCCTGACCAACTCTCCGGTGACACTATACAACTTCACTACGCTACTAACCGGCAAATTGATTATTTTCAATTTACCGCCTATCGCAGTCGCCGGATTATACGGGTTAGGATAGACTTTTAAATTGCTAAAATCAGCAGATAAATAACTGCCTAATATTCGATATGTTGAGAAATGTTTCACTGTCGCTGTTATCGTCTTGTTTGTTTTATCTATTGCCTGGACGCCTGGCACTAAATCCCAGTCTGTTCCATTCCAGCAGTAGATTCTAAGTCCATCTTCATTTAATGTCCCTATATCTGCTGCTGTCCATGGGATTGTTATACTTACTGTCTTTGTAAATGTTTGCGCTCTCATTACCGGAGCATTCTTACTAAACGATAACTCACCAAAATCATAACTTATAGGATTCACGGTGTTAACATATCTAATCGTGTTCTTTACTGCCGGCGGTGCTTTTGTACGTATTGCTGCAATATATTTGTCTGCGGATAACACGCCTGATGGTATTACCATCTTTATCCCGTTTATACCTTCTATTGTTCCGCCTTTGGTCCCGACTAGCTTTGCTACATACAAATCACTGAACTTTATCATTACCGGCGATGCAGAATTACCACTTAACTCTATTGTTTCTGTGTTTCTGTTATACGGAACTGATAATTCTGTCTCGCCTGAATCTGATTTTGTCAGGATTGTATCAACAGTATCCAGGACAGTATTATTGGAGTTCATAGTTGTGAGTGTTAATGTACCGTCGTAATCGGCTGCTATGTCATTTTTATCTATGCTATACACTTGCACTTTGAACTTCAAATTAGTAGATGATACTACTCCCATCTTTGGTGCTCCTGCGACTGTTCCGCCAACGTTATATGATTGTACGACGGTTTGTACGGTAATAGGAACTGTTTCTAACCGCACATCGTCTATGTAATACACATCTCCTGATGCTGCAAATGATGCAAACCAGAACTGTAAACGTCCATCGCTGACTTTACTTGTAAATCCTGTCGTGTTGAATTCGGTTGTAAATGTCTGCCATGTTGTGCCAAGGTTTGCTGTGTAATTTAAGCCATAGCCGGTGTATGGTGACACGTGCTTTAACAGATTCACTGTCACATCATGACCACTTGTCGAATATGCTGAAAAAGTCAAACGATACCGGGTGTTAGGATCAAGCACAATACCACTTTGGTACAACTGGATATTTGCATTGGCTGAGGTTATTGTACATTTGCCGGCATTGGTTCCTGTATATCCGGGTGTCGATGTTGTAAGCGCGCCTCCGCCACCCGCATAATACGCCCATGGTGTTGTCCCTGTCTCAAATCCGGGATTACTGATTATGTTTATGGTAGGTGTGTAGGTAACTGTTATTGTTGCCTCTTTTATATTTCCCGATGTGTCAGTAGCTTTTGCATATACTGTATTGGAACCGTTCGTTAATGTAACACTTCCGCTCCATGGTGATAATGTTCCACTAACTGCTGTATATGTTCCTGCAGTACCAACCTTCAGTTCTACCTTACTCAATCCTATATTGTCGGATGCTGTACCACTTAGCGTTAATAACGGTACCGTTATCGTTGTATTATTTGCCGGTGAGGTTATTGCTATTGATGGCGCTGTTGTGTCGGCAGGAGGATTAGAAGGATTAACTGTTTCTAATCGCACGTCATCTATATAATACACATCCCCCGCTGCTGCAAACGACGCTAACCAGAAATATAAACGTCCATCACTTACTTTACTCGAGAATCCTGTTGTATTGAATTCAGTTGTAAATGTCTGCCATGTAGTGCCAAGGTTTGCTGTATAACTCAAACCATAAGCTGTATATGGAGAATCGTGTTTACATAGATTCACTGATAAATCATGCCCGCTTACTGAATATGCTGAAAAAGTAAGACGATACTTGGTATTAGGATCAAGCACAATTCCTGATTGGAAAAACTGTATGTTTGAATTGGCTGCAGTTACAGTACATTTAGCAGCATTGCTTCCAGTATATCCGGGTGTTGATGTTGTAAACGAACCTCCTCCGCCTGCATAATAGCCCCAAGGTGCTGTCCCTGTCTCAAAACCGGGATTGCTGACAATGTTTGTGCTTGGCGGTGGTGTACTATTGATGCTGACTAATTTAATATAATTAAAATTACCTGCAGCTTCCCCTGCGCTATTATCCAGTACTAATTTCATTATCTGAGCACCTGCAGTAAGTGTAACTGAATTTGAAACTGTTACATCTGTCCATGTTTGCCATCCACCTGTTGCCGGTACACTCACTGATGGTGTTACAAGATATGGGGTAGCTTTGTGCTGACCAAATTCAAGGTGTATCGGAGATCCGGTAGTTGCAAGTCCATTGGCTGCCCTTAATACTATTTTGTATTCTCCGGCCTGATTAACATTAATACTATATTCCAGCCATTCACCAGGGATTGCCCACCCTACATCGTAGCCATTACCGGTATCAGTGCAAGCTTCTATGTCTACATTTTCTGTTGTCCTGTATGCTCCACCACTGTTACCGACTGTCGTGTCATTATATGATTCGCCAGATGCAGTTCCACTTGTTACCATATCGTAATCTTCTGCTTGTATTGTTGTTGTCCCTGACACTATCTGCCATGCTACTCCGCCCGGATATGCCTGCTGCGTTGATGGTGGAACAGTACCGCCGGTTATTGTTACTGTCTGTGCTGATGTTGTAGTTGCTGCATTACTATTATCGGTCGCTTTTGCCGTTATACTATAAGTCCCTGCAAATACATTGTTCCATGTGTAACTATACGGTGAGCTGGTAGCTGTTCCTAATAATGTCGTGCCATTGTAAAATTCTACTTTGCTTATTGTTCCATCACTGTCGGATGCTGTTGCACTTATTACTACTGTCGCAGGCGGGTTACTGCCGTTTGTTACTGCAATATTACTTATACTTACAGTAGGCGGATTATTAACGACCGGCGGCGGATTGCCGCTGGAAGTATTATCATTTCTCCAAATATGCATTTTCGGGTAATCATTCCAGCAAATACTTACTATATCAAGGTCACCATCGCCATCTAAATCAAATGGTTGTGCACCATTATGGCTTTCATAACCTGTGCTTATTGAATGTTTTGTGAATACGCCTGTCCCGTTGTTTTCCCATACTGCAAGTTCCATATCGCCAACAAGTTTGCCGGTTATAACATCTATGTCACCATCATTATCCATATCAGCAACACCCAGCGAATTGGTTGACTGCTGGTTTTGTTGTATAACGTTTGCTGTGCCCCACAACCCCTTGGGATCTGCCGGGTTCTTAAACCAATATGTACGGCTTCCGGTACGAAGAGGATTTGCACCATTATCAGCACACCATATTTCATCTGTTACTACTATATCCGGTCGCCCGTCACCATCTAAGTCTGCTATCTTTATTCTATCCGGTCCATCAGAACCATACATGTGGTCCACAGGTGTTGCAGGACCTACATCATGTCTTGTCCAAACAGACTCAACGGATGAAGGATTTGACGCTGTATATGGGTTTTCCCACCAGACAATTGTGTTGTCATTTTCGTTTACACCTGCTACATCTAAATCGCCATCACCATCTATATCGCCTATTGCTAAACTCTGTCCATTGCAACCGAATTTAGCAGATATTGGTGTGGTTTTCCAATTGCCGTTTTGTGGATTGACTGACGGTATCTGGATTAAATATATTGTTCCTGCCCACTTGTAGGCAACACCATTATTGTCACCTATAACTAATATCTCTTCCTTGCCGCCCGGAATTATCTGCGCATGTCCAAAACCTTGGGCTAGTGCATGAGCAGTTGGTCCTATGATACTATTTGAGACAACCAGCGTTTTCGTCCAATCTGCTGATGTATCTCCTGTACCTGTTTTTTCCAACCAATACACTCCGGCAGGACTTGTATAGCTGCTACTAAGTCCGTTAGCTATTACATCGCCATTGGCATCGCCATCTACATCGGTTATTATACAGGCATCTACATTCGCATTTAATGGAGTTGTATTAAAGTCTGTTCTTGTCCAGTTAGCCATCATATCGCCACCAGGATTACGGTAAAAATATCTGCCTGATACTATATCCTTTTTCCCGTCGCCTGTTAAATCAGCGGCATCTAATCCAAACCACTCCTCCCAACTACCGTACCTAACACGGCTATTGTCCAGTTGTTTGTATGTCCATTTATCCCACGATACCGGACCACTTGAACCGCCTGTAATACTTGCACGCCATATTTTAATTACGGCACTATCGGCTGCCTGCTCATCATAACAATTTGCACCCATAATATCTATGTCACCGTCATTGTCAATATCACCTATCGCTATATCATGAGAACCTCCGGTAGATATTTGTTTTATATTTGCAGCTGGGAAATTTCCTGTTTTATCATTCAGATATACTTCTACGGGGTCGCCACCATTATTTTCTAAATCCATTTTCGCTGTAGCTATATCTACATACCCGTCTTTATTAAAATCTGCTGTTCTTAAACTGTGCATTCTTGTCTTGCCTGTTCCTAACGTGTGTATTACCCAGTTAGTGTTTTCAGGATTTGCGGGCGCTTCATACCATGCAAAATCTCCCGAATTTTCCGAAGGTGAGATTACTATGTCATTCCTACCGTCTTTGTTAAAATCATTTATATCTACTACATAGTCACATACGACTCCTCCGCCGTTAGGATCATTGTAACTTCCAACTGTTGCATATGTATACTTGGTCCAAGTCCCGTTTATTATATCTCCCGGATTCTTAAACCAACTACCTGCTATTGCTATATCTTTTAAATTATCGTTATTTATAAGACCTATCTTTATTCCTTCACCGCTTGGTAAACCGGTAATTTCTTTTTGGGTCCAACTCGCTCCATTACCATTATTTTTCCAAATCCTGAATATATTACCCTGAGCCTGACCCCATGAACTTTGTCCCCGGGCTATTACATCCAAATTACCGTCATTGTCCAAATCTGCCACTTCAACATCATGACCTCTCATATTTGTCCCTATCACTCTTGGTGCTCCCCAGTTCGCTGCAGAACCAACATTCGCACCGGGATTCTTATACCATACTATGGTGTCTGAAGTACTACCCCACCCGCTAACAGAACTCATTGGCACTATAATATCTACATAACCGTCATTATCTACATCGCCTACCGCTACATCGGTTGTATATGCGCCGTCTCTTGCAACAAATTTCTTCTCCCAAGTTGGTGCTTTATACCAATACAAACCTGTCTGACTCTGGTTAGCACTGCTTACTCCTGCACCACCGGCTACTATTAAATCATTTAATCCGTCCTTATCTATATCTGCTATCTCCTTCCCATGCGGTGCCATTGGATTATTTGCATCTACTACTACTTCCGTAAAACTTAATGTACCGCCACTACCGGTGTTTATTGTATATGCCGCTGAATTCTCATAACTGTTGTCCATACCTGATTTAACCGCAACTGCTCTTAATGTTAATGTCTGAGAGACTATTACTGTTAACGGCGAAGTACCGGAAGTTGCTGTTCCGCTGGTAGATGGAACGCTGCCATCGGTTGTATATTTTATTGTTGCTCCGCTGGTTCCACAGGTTATTACTATTGATTGCGAACTTGTATAAGTACCCGTTCCCTTACTAAATTGCGGTGTTGCTACTTTGTTTGATGGCGCTGCTTTGCCGGGAGTCCCTATTGTTTTAGTCAAATCCCGCCATGATGATTCTATAGTATTTTTTGTTGTTGCCAAATCGCGGCTGTCTGCAAACCCTATTGTATAGTATGCAGGAACAACCGGATTTAAAGATGAAGTTGTACCAGTTCTGCCAAATCCGAATACTGTCATATTGTTTTCCATCTGGTAATAGGAATCGTTTGCTGTATCATCCTGATGGTTAATCAAATATATACTTCTGTTTATTGTTCCATCTGCAAAATATACCCACTCCGGCGATGGTATATCAGCGTTTAATATATTAGTTGAAGGATATGAGCCGCAAAGTTGCGGGCTTGTATCGTTTGACCTGTAAAAATAATCCTGTGTACCGGTTACATCTAAATTTCCGCCAGGGGTGCCTTCATATAAGAACCAGTATGCACTGTTCTTTTTCGTTACTGTCATCCTTGCATATTTTGGGAATATTTCCCAGGTGCACGCCCATAAGCCATCGATACTTTCTGTCTTGTATTTAACCTTTACAGGTCCCTGACTTAATATACTGCTGTTGCTATTAACAAATCCCGGATGAAAATAAGAAGCGGGATATACCATGTTCGGTATTCCACGATAACTACCTGCTGACCCTCCTGAAGCATGATAACCTAACCAGTCGTTGCCTTGATTGTCTACCATACTGGAAAAGCCTCCGCCTTGCTTGTGGTAATAATAAGTTGCATTCGCTGATTGTATCTGGTAACTTGATTGTCCCTCATCTTCTACATTATCTGTTAATGTTACTTGATTTGTAAAATTAACTTTTGTTATAGTTTGATCTATATCAAAAAATATCTTGAAATATCTCGTTGCACTTGCATTTGTTGTACCATCCATAATAAATATAACTGTGCCTATTGCATTGTTTGATGCGTTATATGCAGTGTCTTTATCAAACTGAAATAATACATTGTCATTTATTACTGTATTACCGGTACTGTCGGTCTCTTTCACTCTTAAAGACTGGTCATTTAAACTACCGCTTACACTAAGGGCTGTAAGATACTGCGTAAAATTAACTGTTACTTCTACCGGTTTATCATATCTCGGATAACTGCCAACCGCCACTGTTACGGGCACGTAATATAAAGGATCACCCATTGTAGGAACTGTAATTGTAAATGCCGCTGTTACTACATTGCTGTTTAACATACCTGTCTTATAAGCCATCGCTTTTAATGTCGCATTACTTGACATTGTTATCTGTGATGAATATACAGTACCGTTTGTTGGTGATGGGTCGCTGCCATCGGTTGTATATTTTATTGTTACTCCGGTAGTTGCACAAGTTATACTTACTGGCTGGGCACTGCTAAATGTTCCGCCATTAGGATTTATTGACGGGTCTGCCACTGTTTGCATTCCTCCGGTATTGTACTGAACAAACAAAACAGGTCCCGGCCATATTACTTCCGGTCCATGTTGTCCGCCACTGTTAGCAGTTAACGTAAATTGTTTGGTTCCAGCTGATATCACACTTGCCGGTACGGTTATGTTACTATATCCATAATCGTGATCTGCTGCATTGGGAAAAGCAGTACAAATTTCTGTACCGCCAAAGGTTACTGACTGGGTGGTGGTACCTGCAGCACCATTCCAAGTAACGACTGATATTCTGGCACCGGTAACCGGAGATGCGTTTGATGGAACAATGATATTGCAAGACAAACTACCGCTCATAACCGTAAAACCTTGCGGGACATTTGACGGTTTATACATCTTAACAGAAACGTTACGAGAAAGAGTTATACCTGCAACTTCGGATGTTGCATAACACATCCCATCATTGCCTGCTATAACTGCCATAAACTTTATTGACGAAGCCGCCTGGTCAGGAACCCAAGTCGTATCCCATGTCTTAGTATATGGTGCTGATGTAACTGTTCCTATGTGACCTGTCAGCGCTCCATTACGTAATACATACATATAATGCCATTGTGAATATATCCCATTACCATCCTCGTCAAAATCATCATAATATCCTATAAAATCTACGTGGTTTATTCCTCCGGTATATGTATTCACTGCGGCGCTTATTGTTGGATTATCATTTATTGTTGAACTGGCAGCCGGTGAAGTTATACTGCCTGTCGGATGGGTCTTAGTTGAATCATAATATATTCGTAACTTTAAACCATAGTATGCCCATTGTCCCCATCCAAAACTACCACATATTTGCGGACCGGCGGTAAATTCTATTGCGTTAGTTCCGCTCGTTAACTGACTAATCGGTATAGCGGCTACAGGATACCTGAAATTAAGATAACACTCGGGATTTGATATGTCAGTGTTTTCGGGTACCGGTATCCATGCATTGTTATTTACTTTGAATTGTTTGTTGCTGGTACCAATATGTCCACCCCACATCTCTACTACTATTTCTGCTCTTGTTGCTCCTACTAAATCAAGCCCGCTAAAATACTGTATATAATTTGGAAGAAAATCTTGAGGTGCATCGTATTCTAATGGTCCGTTTGGATAACTGGGATTTGGATCTGTTACTCTCCACCACGCATTACTGTAATTTTTTGCCGGTGGTGTGGACCAAATATATTTTTCTTTGAATATATCGCCCGGATTGATTGCTGATTGCGATACTGCACTTAATCCTATCATTACGACTGCTGACATCATACACCATTTCATAATCCTACCCATACCTTTCCCTCCA includes:
- a CDS encoding fibronectin type III domain-containing protein, with amino-acid sequence MSKTIKCFLLLAVLALTNMITAKTLLAARVMVVYMNYYVMPKTTLGMNYYLDLFKRGGVNRVAFPYDIGPRPDDNTCKKFIALLQANDIQVMGWYHAQNVPINDPKPYFTNMFNRFPSLDGVTADDGYELFVGRWSAIQADPTLIPKGIAIAANVYSAIKSIKSGAIVSASSTESIDAAPIGIACIKNGTLDYIEPEVYHPVTGDPTLIIQARKDRTQMWIDAVGSENAGKLVMLINNYQSTYANPAKSALIVFTEITAFKDTNPNVGTGIFALAWLTDEQMDALGNNKPFDGQLPDYLKRTPEKINVLIHGRIGSGRITDFINGSSAWLDMWNSGNLALKLTTFPLINDELLAQVDIYITSPPGYYGLYTQAEKDALTRFVNGGGRVLWLASMAGESAASVQMLSNFGMTVYWYIPQIASPFTYTKTTVHPIADNITTLSGGSGWVENITVTGSAIPIFTAVAPDGNTTLVEVAAWRQGSSSGGRIAVIASGIGRANESLVNIQLTNNLISWFSDGLKTIDGSQYQMITFTNPGNKNITDKVTLTATASSGLPVSFAVASGPAQITDGILSFYGTGSVSIVATQSGNANFVAATPVTNMFTVSKFTTVQSLVANWSFDEGTGTTAGDSSGNGYTGNIVNGASWADGKIGNALSFDGVDDYIQLPNVGISTGSFSIEGWVNPKINEFPTMYGTFVGYNNNRRILIYGGSSGQLLAQMGNNFFSKGYLKSNVWSHIVYVYNITENKEYFYINGAYDSSQAVSNPTWNDVFRIGECGGGTFRFKGSIDEVRIYNCALSSSQILSEYQNDIAVTPPSVITTLTAGSPTANSITLSWSAPGNDGTVGTATVYDIRYYTVPITAGNWSLANQVTGEPTPQVSGTNQSYTVEGLSPNTTYYFGIKTSDEKPNWSNLSNISSNTTTSDITPPIVNAVSVTDIMTNSAVITWTTDEPSDSQVEYGLTTSLGSTTTLNTTLVTTHSVLLGELEKGKTYYYKVFSKDTVGNLTTSAQYSFKTYNNNLRHRIYTYYYDDTTTPASLKFWLQVYNLDANSIVTDYTGTVTLKTKNSKGEELNIVDTTLTETDAGEKEVSIPLGNNINTIELTGDVTAPIVVNFNEMYTAKLVGYQGGTIRGADGLKILIPTGVLSANKYLASIRTSASPAVRNTMKYVNTINPICYDFGELTFGTGNAPVLENQVFTRAVNITIPYTKADIGTLNEDGLRIYYWTGTDWELVPGVQAIDKTNKTITATVKHFSTYRILGSYLSADFSNLKVYPNPYNPATAIGGKLKIINLPVSSVVKLYSVTGELVRELKEIDFGNLGWLEWDGKNDDGDKVGKAVYIYQIEDAAGKKKTGKIGLVK